A single Bifidobacterium asteroides DNA region contains:
- the sufC gene encoding Fe-S cluster assembly ATPase SufC — translation MSTLEIKDLHVSVETKEGRKQILKGATLTVNSGETHAIMGPNGSGKSTLAYTLAGHPKYEVDSGQALLDGKDLLKMTPDERAKAGLFLAMQYPVEVPGVSMTNFLRTAKTEVDGKAPAIRQWTKDLNDAMKRLRMDSKFARRSVNEGFSGGEKKRAEVLQLELLKPKFAILDETDSGLDVDALRIVSEGVNRAKENTGMGVLMVTHYTRILKYIKPDIVHVFADGRFVKTGGPELADTLEETGYDQYLPEGADSESALA, via the coding sequence ATGTCCACATTGGAAATCAAGGATCTGCACGTCTCAGTGGAGACCAAGGAGGGTCGCAAGCAGATCCTCAAGGGGGCCACGCTGACCGTCAACTCCGGCGAGACCCACGCCATCATGGGGCCCAACGGGTCGGGCAAGTCCACCCTGGCCTACACATTGGCCGGCCATCCCAAGTATGAGGTGGATTCCGGCCAGGCCCTGCTGGATGGGAAGGATCTGCTCAAGATGACCCCTGACGAGCGGGCCAAGGCCGGGCTCTTCCTGGCCATGCAGTACCCGGTCGAGGTGCCGGGCGTGTCCATGACCAATTTCCTGCGTACTGCCAAGACCGAGGTCGACGGCAAGGCCCCGGCCATCCGCCAGTGGACCAAGGACCTGAACGATGCCATGAAGCGGCTGCGCATGGATTCCAAGTTCGCCCGGCGCTCGGTCAACGAGGGCTTCTCCGGTGGCGAGAAGAAGCGGGCCGAGGTTCTGCAGCTGGAGCTGCTCAAGCCCAAGTTTGCCATCCTGGACGAAACCGACTCCGGTCTGGACGTGGACGCCCTGCGCATCGTCTCCGAGGGGGTCAACAGGGCCAAGGAGAACACCGGCATGGGCGTGCTCATGGTCACCCACTACACCAGGATCCTCAAGTACATCAAGCCTGATATCGTCCATGTCTTCGCCGACGGGCGCTTTGTGAAGACCGGCGGCCCCGAGCTGGCCGACACCCTGGAGGAGACCGGGTACGACCAGTATCTGCCCGAGGGCGCCGACTCGGAATCAGCCCTGGCCTGA
- the sufD gene encoding Fe-S cluster assembly protein SufD produces MSQNSEITIPHADPKDPYAFPATMPSSADKEPRSFNPDDFPMPTRKQDDWRFTPIDRMEEFFTVFQPSGLTKVSVTMIDGSEPPADQVSFSRIPMDQAPCGTVLKPSDRAAAVEWASGKQATVVNLRGTLDQPVLVRVNGGGPELDAFHLVIKAEAGTKADLVVEHQGQARLAEGVEIDIGDNSQMSTTFIQEWDKGSKHVGNHRIHLGAESSLRHSVVSLGGDVVRLRMDQDFGGEQGDLNMLGIYFVDPGQHMEHRTMVVHNHPNCKSRVVYKGALDGIGAHTTWVGNALIQPTAPGTDSYELNRNLVLTPGAIADSEPNLEIENGDIIGAGHASSVGRFDDEELFYLQSRGIPEQEARKLVVRGFFGELVEEIDVPSVSGHLMGVIDRRLAAGEDQEMQHVLEEN; encoded by the coding sequence ATGTCACAAAACAGCGAAATAACCATTCCGCATGCGGATCCCAAGGATCCTTATGCTTTCCCGGCCACCATGCCGTCCAGCGCCGACAAGGAGCCCCGCTCCTTCAACCCTGACGACTTCCCCATGCCCACCCGCAAGCAGGATGACTGGCGGTTCACCCCCATCGACCGGATGGAGGAGTTCTTCACCGTCTTCCAGCCCAGCGGCCTGACCAAGGTCTCAGTCACCATGATCGACGGGTCTGAACCGCCTGCAGATCAGGTCAGCTTCAGCCGGATTCCCATGGATCAGGCCCCCTGCGGCACCGTCCTCAAACCCAGCGACCGAGCGGCAGCTGTGGAGTGGGCCAGCGGCAAGCAGGCGACTGTGGTCAACCTCAGGGGCACCCTGGATCAGCCTGTGCTGGTCCGTGTCAACGGCGGCGGCCCCGAACTGGATGCCTTCCACCTGGTCATCAAGGCCGAAGCGGGCACCAAGGCCGATCTGGTGGTCGAACACCAGGGCCAGGCACGTCTGGCCGAGGGGGTTGAAATCGACATTGGCGACAATTCGCAGATGTCGACCACCTTCATCCAGGAGTGGGACAAGGGCAGCAAGCATGTAGGCAACCACCGCATCCACCTGGGAGCCGAGTCCTCCCTGCGTCACTCGGTGGTCAGTCTGGGAGGCGATGTCGTGCGGCTGCGCATGGACCAGGACTTCGGCGGCGAGCAGGGCGACCTGAACATGCTGGGCATCTACTTCGTCGATCCCGGCCAGCACATGGAGCACCGGACCATGGTGGTGCACAACCATCCCAACTGCAAGTCCCGTGTGGTCTACAAGGGGGCCCTGGACGGAATAGGCGCACACACCACCTGGGTGGGCAACGCGCTCATTCAGCCCACCGCGCCAGGAACCGACTCCTACGAGCTCAACCGAAACCTGGTGCTCACCCCCGGGGCCATCGCCGATTCCGAGCCCAACCTGGAGATCGAGAATGGCGACATTATCGGGGCAGGCCATGCCAGTTCGGTCGGCCGCTTCGACGACGAGGAGCTCTTCTACCTGCAGTCCCGCGGCATCCCCGAGCAGGAGGCCCGCAAGCTGGTGGTCCGAGGCTTCTTCGGCGAACTGGTGGAGGAGATCGACGTCCCCAGCGTCTCCGGGCACCTGATGGGGGTCATCGACCGCAGGCTGGCGGCCGGCGAGGATCAAGAGATGCAGCACGTTTTGGAGGAGAACTGA
- the sufB gene encoding Fe-S cluster assembly protein SufB — protein sequence MSQYVADRSRVNEEKIKKDDQIISEFGDYTYGWHDSDDAGRNAHKGIDEDVVRAISADKGEPDWMLQMRLKGYRAFMEKPMPKWGVDLSGFDADDFKYYVKPLKEQAKDWKDLPDDIRTTYDRLGIPEAEKKRLVSGVAAQYESEVIYNSIRDDLRKQGVIFLDTDTALKEYPDLFRKYFATVIPPDDNKFAALNTAAWSGGSFVYVPKGVHVDIPLQAYFRINTPNMGQFERTLIIADEGSYVHYVEGCTAPIYSTDSLHAANVEIVVEPHARVRYTTVQNWSNNVYNLVTQRAYVREGGTMEWVDGNIGSKATMKYPACILAEPYAKAETLSLGFAGKGQYQDTGAKMIHLAPHTSSTIVSKSISRNGGRAAYRGLVKIIKGAEKSSSSVVCDALLVDDYSRSDTYPHVDVREDDVSMAHEATVSKVSEDQLFYLMSRGLEEKEAMGMIVRGFVEPISRQLPMEYALELNRLVELQMEGSVG from the coding sequence ATGAGCCAGTATGTGGCCGACCGCTCCCGCGTCAATGAAGAGAAAATCAAAAAAGACGACCAGATCATCTCCGAGTTCGGCGACTATACCTATGGCTGGCACGACTCCGACGATGCCGGGCGCAACGCCCACAAGGGCATCGACGAGGACGTGGTCCGGGCCATCTCGGCCGACAAGGGCGAGCCTGACTGGATGCTGCAGATGCGTCTCAAGGGCTATCGGGCCTTCATGGAGAAGCCCATGCCCAAGTGGGGCGTGGATTTGAGCGGGTTCGATGCCGACGACTTCAAGTACTATGTCAAGCCTTTGAAGGAGCAGGCCAAAGACTGGAAGGACCTGCCCGACGACATCCGCACCACCTATGACCGGCTGGGCATCCCCGAGGCCGAGAAGAAGCGGCTGGTCTCCGGCGTGGCCGCCCAGTATGAGTCCGAGGTCATTTACAACTCCATCCGCGACGATCTGCGCAAACAGGGGGTCATCTTCCTGGATACGGACACGGCCCTGAAAGAGTACCCGGACCTCTTCCGCAAGTACTTCGCCACGGTCATCCCTCCGGACGACAACAAGTTCGCCGCCCTGAACACGGCGGCCTGGTCGGGCGGCTCCTTCGTATACGTGCCCAAGGGCGTCCATGTGGACATCCCCTTGCAGGCCTACTTCCGCATCAACACGCCCAACATGGGCCAGTTCGAGCGCACGCTGATCATCGCCGACGAGGGCTCCTACGTCCATTACGTGGAGGGCTGCACGGCCCCCATCTACTCCACCGACTCCCTGCATGCGGCCAACGTGGAGATTGTGGTCGAGCCCCACGCCCGCGTGCGCTACACCACGGTCCAGAACTGGTCCAACAACGTCTACAACCTGGTCACCCAGCGTGCATATGTGCGCGAGGGCGGCACCATGGAGTGGGTTGACGGCAACATCGGCTCCAAGGCGACCATGAAGTACCCGGCCTGCATCCTGGCTGAGCCCTATGCCAAGGCGGAGACCCTCTCCCTGGGCTTCGCCGGCAAGGGACAGTACCAGGACACGGGCGCCAAGATGATCCACCTGGCACCCCACACCTCCTCCACTATCGTCTCCAAGTCCATCTCCCGCAACGGGGGAAGGGCCGCATACCGGGGCCTGGTCAAGATCATCAAGGGAGCCGAGAAGTCCTCCTCCTCGGTGGTCTGCGACGCCCTGCTGGTGGACGACTACTCCCGCTCGGACACCTACCCGCACGTGGACGTCCGCGAGGACGACGTCTCCATGGCCCACGAGGCCACCGTCTCCAAGGTTTCCGAGGACCAGCTCTTCTACCTGATGAGCCGTGGCCTGGAGGAGAAGGAGGCCATGGGCATGATCGTGCGTGGGTTCGTAGAACCCATCTCCCGGCAGCTGCCCATGGAGTACGCGTTGGAGCTCAACCGCTTGGTCGAATTGCAGATGGAGGGTTCGGTAGGCTGA
- a CDS encoding CTP synthase, with protein MVREHGNSQGHITKHIFVTGGVVSSLGKGLTASSLGRLLRSRGIRVLQQKLDPYINVDPGTMNPFQHGEVYVTEDGAETDLDIGHYERFTDVFLSQKANVTTGQIYQSVLRKERAGEYLGQCVQVIPHVTNEIKSRMRAQASDDVDVIITEIGGTVGDIESQPFMEAAREVRRDIGPDNCMFVHVSLVPYVAAAHELKTKPTQHSVMALRQLGIAPDALVLRSDRPLNQGIKDKISLMCDVDAEGVVNCVDAPSIYDVPKILYKEGLDAYVVRKLGLPFHDVDWNEWEDLLDRVHNPRTKVAIAIVGKYIDLPDAYLSVIEALKAGGFANRSQVQVKLVAADTCETMDGARKALEGVDGIVVPGGFGIRGIEGKIGALRYARETGLPALGLCLGLQSMVIEFARHVLGLEDANSSEFEPDCENPVIATMEEQKDIVAGHGDMGHTMRLGAYPAVLKPDSLVARLYGSTEISERHRHRYEVNVAYKERLDKAGLHISGTSPDGQLTEFVELSQDQHPFYVGTQAHPEFKSRPTKPHPLFAGLVKASLEHGGQEAA; from the coding sequence ATGGTCAGAGAACATGGAAATTCGCAAGGGCATATCACCAAACACATTTTCGTCACCGGCGGCGTGGTCTCTTCACTGGGCAAGGGACTGACCGCATCCTCTCTGGGCCGACTGCTGAGAAGCCGCGGAATTCGCGTTCTTCAACAGAAGCTGGATCCCTACATCAACGTCGATCCGGGGACCATGAACCCCTTCCAACACGGCGAGGTCTACGTGACCGAGGATGGGGCCGAGACCGATCTGGACATCGGCCACTATGAGCGTTTCACCGACGTCTTCCTCTCCCAGAAGGCCAACGTGACCACGGGCCAGATCTACCAGTCCGTTCTGCGCAAGGAGCGGGCGGGGGAGTACCTGGGTCAGTGCGTCCAGGTCATTCCCCACGTGACCAACGAGATCAAGAGCCGTATGCGGGCCCAGGCCAGCGACGACGTGGATGTGATCATCACCGAGATCGGCGGGACTGTGGGCGACATCGAGTCCCAGCCCTTCATGGAGGCCGCCCGTGAGGTTCGTCGGGACATCGGCCCGGACAACTGCATGTTCGTCCATGTCTCCCTGGTGCCCTACGTGGCCGCCGCCCACGAGCTCAAGACCAAGCCCACCCAGCACTCGGTCATGGCCCTGCGCCAGCTGGGCATCGCCCCCGACGCCCTGGTGCTGCGCTCGGACCGGCCGCTCAACCAGGGCATCAAGGACAAGATCTCCCTGATGTGCGACGTGGATGCCGAGGGCGTGGTCAACTGCGTGGATGCGCCCAGCATTTACGACGTGCCCAAGATCCTCTACAAGGAGGGTCTGGATGCCTACGTGGTGCGCAAGCTGGGACTGCCCTTCCACGACGTCGACTGGAACGAGTGGGAGGATCTGCTGGACCGGGTCCACAACCCCCGCACCAAGGTGGCCATCGCCATCGTGGGCAAGTACATCGACCTGCCTGACGCCTACCTGTCGGTCATCGAGGCCCTGAAGGCCGGCGGCTTCGCCAACCGTTCCCAGGTCCAGGTCAAGCTGGTGGCCGCCGACACCTGCGAGACCATGGACGGCGCCCGCAAGGCCCTGGAGGGCGTGGACGGCATCGTGGTCCCCGGAGGCTTCGGCATCCGCGGCATCGAGGGCAAGATCGGCGCCCTGCGCTACGCCCGTGAGACCGGCCTGCCTGCCCTGGGCCTCTGCCTGGGCCTGCAGTCCATGGTCATCGAGTTCGCCCGCCATGTCCTGGGGCTGGAGGACGCCAACTCCTCGGAGTTCGAGCCTGACTGCGAGAACCCGGTCATCGCCACCATGGAGGAGCAGAAGGACATCGTGGCCGGCCACGGCGACATGGGCCACACCATGCGGCTGGGCGCCTACCCGGCGGTGCTCAAGCCCGATTCCCTGGTGGCCCGGCTCTACGGCTCCACCGAGATCTCCGAGCGCCACCGCCACCGCTACGAGGTCAACGTGGCCTACAAGGAGCGGCTGGACAAGGCCGGTCTGCACATCTCGGGCACCAGCCCGGACGGGCAGCTGACCGAGTTCGTGGAGCTCTCCCAGGACCAGCACCCCTTCTATGTGGGCACCCAGGCCCACCCGGAGTTCAAGTCCCGGCCCACCAAGCCGCATCCCCTCTTCGCCGGCCTGGTCAAGGCCAGCCTGGAGCACGGAGGCCAGGAGGCGGCCTGA
- a CDS encoding excinuclease ABC subunit UvrA, protein MSESGETSEKLSAPPEAILVRGARVHNLRNLDVDIPLNRLVGIAGVSGSGKSSLALGVLYAEGSRRYLESLSTYTRRRMTQAQRPQVESVRFLPPALALRQRPGVGGMRSTFGTATELLNVLRLMFSRLSSHVCPNGHRQEPTLAVAAEMPITCPICGAKVEPPSAEELAFNSLGACPTCQGTGTVREVDDATLVPDDSLTIDQGAVVPWRTFGFNVQPDIVREFGVRTDVPWRDLTDWERRIVFEGPAEKKHITITSIKGVHELDFTFRNARLTVTEELKRANDDKRLAKVTKFLTERTCPDCKGTRLNQRARLPRINGDNLAEVTSWPLDEVLDWGRKLPPTLPEPMQPMASALCKTLDEMGRRLIQLGLSYLTLDRSSASLSTGERQRAQLARAVRNETTGVLYVLDEPSTGLHPANLEGLIGVMRDLLADGNSVVFVDHDVKVLQSADYLIEMGPGAGERGGRILAQGAPERIAADPDSRIAGFLDGRESVLVRDRHPMPAEHEWIRMQSGPIHTVHPLDLAIPRGCMTAVTGVSGSGKTTMILESLVPALQARIQGDPMPKHVHSLDPAGIDRVRLVDSSPIGINVRSTVATYSGLMDRLRRLFAATDQAKKDKLGISAFSYNTGSLRCPQCDGTGQISLDVQFLPDIPITCPSCQGRRYRPEAEQYRLSTPAHPESMSLPDLLAMEVGRALEVFAQGREYTAIRRGLQTLKDLGLDYLTLGEDTPSLSGGEAQRLKLSNELGRRQNGSMFVLDEPTTGLHPLDVRVLIGVLERLVSKGATVVFIEHDLDMIANADHVVDMGPGGGDRGGRIVAQGDPESVARNPDSVTGRYLADHLHLSRA, encoded by the coding sequence ATGAGCGAGAGCGGGGAGACCAGCGAGAAACTCTCCGCACCGCCCGAGGCCATCCTTGTCCGCGGCGCCAGGGTCCATAACCTGCGCAATCTGGATGTCGACATTCCTTTGAATCGCTTGGTGGGCATCGCGGGGGTCTCCGGCTCCGGCAAGTCCTCCCTGGCTCTGGGGGTCCTCTATGCCGAGGGGTCCCGGCGTTACTTGGAATCCCTGTCCACCTACACCAGAAGGCGGATGACCCAGGCCCAGCGCCCACAGGTGGAGTCGGTGCGTTTCCTGCCCCCTGCGCTGGCCCTGCGTCAGCGGCCGGGCGTGGGCGGCATGCGCTCCACCTTCGGCACCGCCACCGAGCTGCTCAATGTGCTCAGACTGATGTTCTCCCGGCTGTCCAGCCATGTCTGCCCCAATGGCCATCGCCAGGAGCCCACCCTGGCTGTCGCAGCCGAGATGCCCATCACCTGCCCCATCTGCGGTGCTAAAGTCGAGCCTCCCAGCGCCGAGGAGCTGGCCTTCAACTCCTTGGGAGCCTGCCCCACCTGCCAGGGGACCGGAACCGTGCGCGAGGTGGACGATGCCACCCTGGTCCCCGATGACAGCCTGACCATCGACCAGGGGGCCGTGGTGCCCTGGCGGACCTTCGGCTTCAACGTCCAGCCCGACATCGTTCGCGAGTTCGGAGTCCGCACCGACGTGCCCTGGCGGGACCTGACCGATTGGGAGCGGAGGATCGTCTTCGAGGGGCCGGCCGAGAAGAAGCACATCACCATTACTTCGATCAAGGGGGTCCACGAGCTGGACTTCACCTTCCGCAACGCACGGCTGACCGTGACCGAGGAGCTCAAGAGGGCCAACGACGACAAGCGTCTGGCCAAGGTAACCAAGTTCCTGACCGAGCGGACCTGCCCGGACTGCAAGGGCACCCGCCTCAACCAGCGGGCGCGTCTGCCCCGAATCAACGGGGACAATCTGGCCGAGGTCACCTCCTGGCCCCTGGATGAGGTGCTGGACTGGGGTCGGAAGCTGCCGCCCACGCTGCCTGAACCCATGCAGCCCATGGCTTCGGCCCTCTGCAAGACCCTGGATGAGATGGGCAGGCGGCTGATCCAGCTCGGGCTGAGCTACCTGACCCTGGACCGCTCCAGCGCCTCCCTGTCCACCGGCGAGCGGCAGCGGGCCCAGCTGGCCAGGGCCGTGCGCAACGAGACCACAGGCGTGCTCTATGTGCTGGACGAGCCCTCGACCGGCCTGCATCCTGCCAACCTGGAGGGGCTGATAGGGGTCATGCGCGACCTGCTGGCCGATGGGAATTCGGTGGTTTTCGTCGACCACGACGTCAAGGTTTTGCAATCAGCCGACTATCTGATCGAAATGGGTCCCGGTGCAGGGGAGCGCGGCGGCAGGATCCTGGCCCAGGGAGCCCCTGAGCGGATCGCTGCAGACCCGGACTCACGCATCGCCGGTTTTCTGGATGGACGTGAATCCGTTTTGGTACGGGACCGGCATCCCATGCCTGCAGAGCATGAGTGGATCCGCATGCAGTCAGGGCCCATTCACACGGTCCACCCTTTGGATCTGGCCATTCCTCGCGGATGCATGACGGCTGTAACCGGCGTATCCGGCTCCGGCAAGACCACCATGATCCTGGAGTCCCTGGTTCCGGCCCTGCAGGCCCGCATCCAAGGCGACCCCATGCCCAAGCATGTGCACAGTCTGGACCCTGCGGGCATCGACAGGGTTCGCCTGGTGGACTCCTCGCCCATAGGCATCAACGTGCGTTCCACAGTGGCCACCTACTCGGGGCTGATGGACCGGCTGCGCCGCCTCTTCGCGGCCACTGACCAGGCGAAAAAAGACAAGCTGGGCATCTCCGCATTCTCCTACAACACCGGATCCCTGCGCTGCCCCCAGTGCGACGGCACCGGACAGATCAGCCTGGACGTGCAGTTCCTGCCCGACATCCCCATCACCTGCCCCAGCTGCCAGGGTCGTCGATACCGCCCGGAGGCCGAGCAGTACCGTCTATCCACGCCGGCACACCCGGAGTCTATGAGCCTACCCGATCTGCTGGCCATGGAGGTGGGCCGTGCCCTGGAGGTCTTCGCGCAGGGCCGCGAGTACACGGCCATCCGCCGAGGCTTGCAGACCTTGAAGGACCTGGGCCTGGACTACCTGACCCTGGGGGAGGACACCCCCTCCCTGTCTGGCGGGGAGGCCCAGCGGCTGAAGCTCTCCAACGAGTTGGGCCGCAGGCAGAATGGCTCCATGTTCGTCCTGGACGAACCCACCACCGGCCTGCATCCCTTGGATGTGCGCGTCCTGATCGGGGTGCTGGAGCGCCTGGTCAGCAAGGGGGCCACAGTGGTCTTCATCGAGCACGATCTGGACATGATCGCCAACGCCGACCATGTGGTCGATATGGGCCCGGGCGGCGGCGACCGTGGCGGAAGGATCGTAGCCCAGGGCGACCCTGAATCAGTGGCCCGTAACCCGGATTCAGTGACCGGCCGCTACCTGGCCGACCACCTGCATCTGAGCCGTGCCTGA
- the aroQ gene encoding type II 3-dehydroquinate dehydratase has protein sequence MADADKGRQTVLVVNGPNLGRLGVRDPDVYGRQDLATLTRDCENWGQQLGLDVQVLQSDDEGQVIRWMHQAVDQGSAVVLNPAAFTHYSYGLADAAVQVTQAGLPLMEVHISNPASREAFRRRSVISPVATGTITGMGFYGYRLALEAVAHLLETA, from the coding sequence ATGGCGGATGCCGACAAGGGCAGGCAGACGGTTCTGGTGGTCAACGGACCCAACCTGGGTCGGCTGGGCGTGCGCGACCCTGATGTCTACGGTCGACAGGATCTTGCGACGCTGACCCGGGACTGCGAAAACTGGGGTCAGCAGCTGGGTCTGGATGTTCAGGTGCTGCAGTCGGACGACGAGGGCCAGGTCATCCGCTGGATGCATCAGGCTGTGGACCAGGGCAGCGCGGTGGTGCTCAACCCGGCCGCCTTCACCCACTACAGCTATGGGCTTGCCGATGCCGCCGTCCAGGTCACCCAGGCAGGGCTGCCGCTGATGGAGGTCCATATTTCCAATCCGGCCTCCAGGGAGGCCTTCCGCCGGCGTAGCGTCATCTCGCCGGTGGCTACCGGCACCATCACAGGCATGGGCTTCTACGGCTACCGGCTGGCCCTGGAAGCAGTGGCCCACCTGCTGGAGACCGCATGA
- a CDS encoding bifunctional shikimate kinase/3-dehydroquinate synthase, which yields MIESSSMPKAVVIGMPGAGKTRLGRETAALIKAPFRDTDQCIEEEAGRSVSEIFDTQGEQAFRGMETRTVLDLLKDFPGGILSLGGGAPMSTEVFQALQDYRLAGGAVVYLEVDPEEGVSRAARSDHRPLLRGGASERWMALYRERRSVYQELATITLKSRNTTPRALARRLADALTERVVHVSGPDPYDVRIGAGVTGRLHELLGDQTMRVALIHTQPVQRHSDHARALLRQAGYQVVDLTIPDAEAGKTIQVSQGIWERLATEGFTRSDAVVGLGGGAATDQAGFIAATWMRGIRYVNCPTSLLAMVDASTGGKTGINLEQGKNLVGSFYTPAGVLADLRTLRTLPNDIFVEGLGEVAKSGFIMDGGILRELEERAESLRAFDGQESDQWLGTVVQDLIERTVEVKARHVSVDLKESGLREFLNYGHTLGHAIEKIEHFTWRHGQAVSVGMVFAAELARITGHLDQDAVDYHRQLLSSLGLRTWWNGGDFDQVLALMHRDKKARGNKLRFIILDGLGKPTHLDDPPVSALKEAFQAIRKEE from the coding sequence ATGATTGAAAGTAGCAGCATGCCCAAGGCCGTCGTCATCGGCATGCCCGGTGCGGGCAAGACCCGGCTGGGCAGGGAGACGGCTGCCCTGATCAAGGCGCCCTTCCGGGATACGGACCAGTGCATCGAGGAGGAAGCAGGCCGATCGGTCAGCGAGATCTTCGATACTCAGGGCGAGCAGGCTTTCCGCGGCATGGAGACCAGGACGGTCCTGGACCTCTTGAAGGACTTTCCTGGCGGCATCCTGTCCCTGGGAGGAGGCGCTCCCATGAGCACCGAGGTCTTCCAGGCGCTGCAGGACTATCGGCTGGCAGGAGGCGCTGTGGTCTACCTGGAAGTCGACCCCGAGGAGGGGGTCAGCCGAGCAGCTCGGTCAGATCATCGCCCCCTTCTACGCGGCGGCGCATCGGAGCGCTGGATGGCTCTTTATCGTGAGCGTCGCAGCGTCTACCAGGAGCTGGCCACCATCACCCTTAAATCCAGAAACACCACCCCCCGGGCCCTGGCCAGACGGCTGGCCGATGCCTTGACTGAGCGGGTGGTTCACGTCAGCGGTCCCGACCCCTACGACGTGAGGATCGGAGCAGGGGTGACGGGGCGGCTGCACGAGCTGCTTGGCGACCAGACCATGCGTGTGGCCCTGATCCACACCCAGCCGGTCCAGCGCCATTCCGACCATGCCCGGGCCCTGCTTCGCCAGGCCGGGTATCAGGTGGTGGATCTTACCATTCCCGACGCAGAGGCCGGCAAGACCATCCAGGTCAGCCAGGGCATCTGGGAGCGTCTGGCCACCGAGGGCTTCACCCGTTCCGACGCGGTTGTGGGGCTGGGCGGTGGAGCGGCCACAGACCAGGCCGGGTTCATCGCCGCCACCTGGATGCGGGGCATCCGCTATGTGAACTGCCCCACCTCCCTGCTGGCCATGGTCGACGCCTCCACCGGAGGCAAAACCGGCATCAACCTGGAGCAGGGCAAGAATCTGGTCGGCAGCTTCTATACCCCTGCCGGCGTCCTGGCTGATCTGCGGACCCTGCGGACCCTGCCCAATGACATCTTTGTAGAAGGCCTGGGCGAGGTGGCCAAGTCCGGGTTCATCATGGACGGAGGCATCCTGCGCGAGCTGGAGGAGCGGGCCGAGTCCCTGCGCGCCTTCGACGGACAGGAGTCCGACCAGTGGCTGGGAACAGTGGTCCAGGATCTGATCGAGCGTACGGTCGAGGTCAAGGCCCGGCACGTCTCAGTCGACCTCAAGGAGTCGGGCTTGCGGGAGTTCCTCAACTACGGCCACACCCTGGGCCACGCCATCGAGAAGATCGAACACTTCACCTGGCGGCATGGCCAGGCCGTGTCCGTGGGCATGGTCTTTGCAGCCGAGCTGGCCAGGATCACCGGCCATCTGGATCAGGATGCGGTCGATTACCACCGGCAGCTGCTATCCTCCCTGGGACTGAGAACCTGGTGGAACGGGGGCGACTTCGACCAGGTGCTGGCCCTCATGCATCGGGACAAAAAGGCCCGTGGCAACAAGTTGCGGTTTATCATTCTTGATGGTTTGGGCAAACCCACCCACCTGGACGACCCGCCGGTCTCGGCGCTCAAGGAGGCCTTCCAGGCCATACGCAAGGAGGAATGA